In the Pseudorasbora parva isolate DD20220531a chromosome 5, ASM2467924v1, whole genome shotgun sequence genome, ACAGCGTTTAAACAGAAACCGGAGTTGTAGAAAATCATCCATACTTGGACAGACACTTGCCTTCTGCACAGCCTTTGGTGACACATTGACCATTTGCCAGTCTAAGCTCCACCCTGAGGGGTCCAGAAGCAGCTACTGGTGGAGGTGCAGGAACAGTGTTGACCTCCACAACCAGAGCTTCCACAGAAGTACCAGAGTACCTACACTGGAAGAGAAGCCTGGACAACAAACAGAGAGCTTGTAGCATTTGTAAAGGATTAACATGCATGCTAGACAATAAGTCACCTActcaaaatggctgtcccttgtgatggaaccaagtggtccgacacccacttcatacgaggaggtcattctgttttcatacaccacatatccaCTGTCCTCCTGCAAATAGTAACTGTTGGCATCCAGTCCATTCCAAGCAGAACAGAAGCACAAGCAGCTACTCACCATCATGCTCGTGCCACATGCAGTGACAGGGAACTGGTATATAGCAAAGGAAGGTGtggatcccacaggactgcaaggTGGGTCGTTTCCACCCAGGAGACGGACTGAATCCAGGCTCAATCGAGGCAGTGTGACATCTCTAGCCACCACTACCACAAACTGACCATCTCTTATACACTGGACAGTCACTGGAACAAAGAGAGCAGGTTATTGCTGAAGAGAAGTTTAACATGAACCCCTTTAAATTGACTCAACACTCTTACCTGCCTTCCCATAGTAACACTGCTGTCCGTTAAAGCAGCAGTTGAGCGCTCCACAGTCAGCAGCACTGATACCATCTGGGCCACATTGGATCTGCTCATAATCAGCTACAGCACATTTGTCAAGGGGCTCTGCCTGCACCACTGGCTGCTTAGACTGAACCTGCTGAGGAACCTGCTGTTGAAtctgttgactagcttgttgttgaacccactgaggagactgctgactagcttgtttctgaacctgctgattagcttgtGTCTGAACCCACTGAGAAGactgttgactagcttgtttttgaacctgctgattagcttgttgttgaacccactgagaagactgttgactagcttgtttctgaacctgctgattagcttgttgttgaacccactgaggaaaCTGTTGACCAACTTGCTTCTGAAGCCGCTGGTCAGTTTGCTGTAACATCAGAGCTTGAGGATTCTGGGGCAGATTACTCCACTGTGGAACAGCATGACAGAAagcacaaaaccacacacaaagtGCCAGAGACTGCACTGCACACCAACTTCCTGCCATTGTTCAACAGCTAGTCACACTGTTGAAATGCTGCCCTTTGGTCTTTTTGTATTCTACAGATTTTGGCTAATTAACGATAATCCCTTCCCTCTTCATTAACAGTCACGATTCTCCAGACTTGCCCAAATGGGAGCTTATGCTACCAGAAgattctcattggttcttaaaaTTATACACGTGTGATATTTCTTGATTCCAATTGGCCAGATTTGTCATATTGAAGACAAGTAAAAAGGTTCATGCACAGGTTTGCTACTAGAGCTTGCCCAAAAAACATTGGGTAGATGTTTGGTGCATTCTGCTTTGCTTGTAGACATGTTGAAATATTAACTAGCATTATATGCCTATTTTAAAACAGAGAAATCTAAATATCTAAAGAGCaagtaaaatcaaatatttctgatataattttatcattaaattatgtgaGGTAATACAGCCCAAATACTCAggaaaaaaaatggcagaaataGACTTCATACAATCAGACACCTAAAAGTTATTTGTAAAGCAATTTAAGAGTATGTGagataaaataaagttaatgtctttttgttttactcCTGGGCACTGCAAATTTCCTCCACTGCCATCCCATATGGAAAAGCATTCATTTATCATATATTCGACCCTCCCTAtgagaataaataaacaaacctcGAGTCGTTTTTTCccctcatatttttatttttgttttaatcacacTCTGTTCTAATCCGCcaaatgggaaaaaaataaataaatggataaACAGCTTGAATATTCGATCTCAACATGGGCGGGAACAAAACGCCCCTTTCCGCTGATTGGTCAACCAAAGATCAAGCCGCGCCTTCAGTTCTTCGCGCATTGTGcaacagaatatatatatatccttgtACAGATTATTAACAGAGTTTAGTGCAACTACATTTAATTTTGTTCTCATCAAACAGCCAGACTAATAAAAGAGAGAATGTTGTAGTGAAGTGATCAGCAGTCCAATAAAaacaatgctttattttttctgcCAGCTTAATTTCTAAAGCAAACCAGATCATTGTGCGACTAAGGCGCACAGAGTAACCTAGTTAATTCGTGAATGAATCCGAGTCTTTGAACAAATCGGTTGAGTGACTCGCCAGCCATACAGCCTTTGTATTATTGAATGAATCAGCGGTTCGAGCgaatcaactgaacaaaatgactcattcattaacgcagtgacttgctgccacctactggcaatATTTAATATTCGTTTCATCTTGTAATTCTATTTCATATTTCTGTATTCAAAGCATTTTGTGTAAAACATATAACTAATGTCATTGCATTAGGTTATATATTTGCTCTGCTGTGTGAATGTACAGAACTCTCTCAGCATTAAATTGTGTAAATACATCTATAAGCAACTTCAGATGCTACATTGCCACCTCTGCAGCGCAGGATATTGGGCTGAAACAATATCGTTTCAAACTCCAATTTGTATTGAATAAATGtaagattttaaattaaaagatggcatgcctatatttaataagatataGCTATTTTAAAAAGGTAGCCTTGTTTGACTAATTAATATATGACGCTAATTGGTGGCaataaatatagaaatatatattcATCTCTGGCTTTATTTTTCAATGTGTTAATTCATAGCTTCtaaaacatgtaaatgaacggcAAGAGCGGATTAAAcatttctgtttctgttctgttttcagtTAAAAAGATGTAATTTAAGCGTCTTGAGTTAATAATTTTTACAACGAAAGTGATTCAATCAAGAACTTTAATAGCTCGATAAACTTTATCTTAGAGCTGTTGGTAAAGCCAAAAAAACTATGTctattaatttgtatattttctgtaaagctgctttgaaataatcTGTATTGCAAGCGCTAGGCCTATAAATGAAGATTGCGCGGAGCGGAGTTCTGGAGATAAGAATGGCGCGGCTTGATCTttggttgaccaatcagaggAAAGGGGCGTTTTGTgcccacattttattttgcatgTATGCGCAAGTGTTTTATGGATGTGTACGCGCGCATTGAGTTTATATGTATGTGCGAGTGTTTTATGGATGTGTGCGCGCGCATCGAGTTTATATGTATGCGCGAGTGTTTTATGGATGTGTACGCGCGCATCGAGTTTATATGTATGCGCGAGTGTTTTATGGATGTGTACACGCGCATCGAGTTTATATGTATGTGCGAGTGAGTATAGGTGTGTCTGCGTGCAGtgagtgtatatgtatgtgagtgtttataggtgtatatgcatggaagtttatatgtatatgcgagtatttataggtgtatatgcatggaagtttatgtgtatatgcgagtatttataggtctatatgcatggaagtttatgtgtatatgcgagtatttataggtgta is a window encoding:
- the LOC137075930 gene encoding zona pellucida sperm-binding protein 4-like, which encodes MAGSWCAVQSLALCVWFCAFCHAVPQWSNLPQNPQALMLQQTDQRLQKQVGQQFPQWVQQQANQQVQKQASQQSSQWVQQQANQQVQKQASQQSSQWVQTQANQQVQKQASQQSPQWVQQQASQQIQQQVPQQVQSKQPVVQAEPLDKCAVADYEQIQCGPDGISAADCGALNCCFNGQQCYYGKAVTVQCIRDGQFVVVVARDVTLPRLSLDSVRLLGGNDPPCSPVGSTPSFAIYQFPVTACGTSMMEDSGYVVYENRMTSSYEVGVGPLGSITRDSHFELLFQCRYSGTSVEALVVEVNTVPAPPPVAASGPLRVELRLANGQCVTKGCAEGDEAYTSYYSDADYPITKVLREPVFVEVRMLERTDPNIVLMLGRCWATSTPSPLSLPQWDLLVDGCPYRDDRYLTTLVPVAGFSGLQFPTHYKRFVVKMFTFVDPASLAPLQETIFIHCSTAVCHPSSGSCEQSCARKRRDADVKTVSIGQTVVSSGEVTLVM